A genome region from Sporocytophaga myxococcoides DSM 11118 includes the following:
- a CDS encoding PAS domain-containing protein codes for MGEKSLKDYADFLNKNYSDDIYNFYLSEIESESLNIIPIYNINKEDREKLVKFEIQNFIALLKDNKIINGLNEWNNSFKTEGLYFPEYTEWEVSQVISIFNNRKKSLNFFLSTYVTQVADAIELNNEMDHFFSGQVNALIKIIEDLQKRNLQELKVKITSTENLLNQAESSSHIGHCELDYVSGKVKCSEEFYKILGVNLDFKLEIPFLKNLINNENDFDPFLKESIPSYKEDKTSIHEFKIKRPDQPDIQCMSNEFPVVDDSGNIVGSKIIIQDITDLKEIDSELKAKDNLIDRIIQYSPTLILIYDIEEGKIVFVNEVVHQLLGYSVKSILDLNIKDSISTFIHEDDIVLVKKRIKSYSDISMNEVESIEFRVIDSNKEVHWFHSKTIVFNSINNNVKQILINATEITSFKKLQEIIFLKEAQYCKLRKSPI; via the coding sequence ATGGGTGAAAAATCATTAAAGGATTATGCGGACTTCCTTAATAAGAATTATAGTGATGATATTTATAATTTCTATTTGTCGGAGATAGAAAGTGAAAGTTTAAATATAATTCCAATTTATAACATCAATAAGGAAGACCGTGAAAAATTAGTAAAATTTGAAATACAGAATTTTATTGCTCTACTAAAAGACAATAAGATAATCAATGGACTTAACGAATGGAATAATTCTTTTAAAACAGAAGGATTATATTTTCCAGAATATACAGAATGGGAAGTCTCTCAGGTTATCTCAATTTTCAATAACAGAAAAAAAAGTTTGAATTTTTTTTTATCTACTTATGTAACCCAAGTGGCAGATGCTATAGAATTGAACAATGAAATGGATCATTTTTTTTCGGGTCAAGTGAATGCGCTTATCAAAATTATTGAGGACCTTCAAAAGAGAAACTTACAAGAATTGAAGGTAAAAATAACATCTACAGAAAATTTATTAAACCAGGCAGAATCCAGCTCTCACATTGGTCATTGTGAATTAGACTATGTAAGTGGAAAAGTTAAATGTTCTGAAGAATTTTATAAAATTTTAGGAGTTAATCTGGATTTTAAGCTGGAAATACCGTTTCTTAAAAATTTGATCAATAATGAAAATGATTTTGATCCTTTCCTTAAAGAAAGTATTCCCTCCTATAAAGAAGATAAGACAAGTATTCATGAATTTAAAATAAAAAGACCGGATCAACCAGATATTCAATGTATGTCCAATGAATTCCCAGTTGTTGACGATAGCGGCAACATTGTCGGTTCAAAAATCATCATTCAGGATATTACAGATTTAAAGGAGATTGATAGTGAATTAAAAGCCAAGGACAACTTAATAGATAGAATTATACAATATTCTCCTACCTTAATTCTTATTTATGATATTGAAGAAGGTAAAATTGTATTTGTAAATGAAGTAGTTCATCAACTTTTGGGTTATTCTGTTAAAAGTATATTGGATCTAAATATAAAGGATTCTATAAGTACTTTCATTCATGAGGATGATATTGTCTTGGTAAAAAAAAGAATTAAAAGCTATTCTGATATAAGTATGAATGAGGTTGAGTCTATTGAATTCAGAGTAATTGACTCAAATAAAGAGGTGCATTGGTTTCATTCGAAGACAATAGTCTTCAATAGTATAAATAATAATGTAAAGCAGATTTTAATCAATGCAACTGAGATAACCTCATTTAAGAAATTACAAGAGATTATTTTTCTTAAAGAAGCTCAATATTGCAAGCTCAGGAAATCGCCAATATAG